From one Streptomyces spiramyceticus genomic stretch:
- a CDS encoding DegV family protein, producing MSRHVAIVTDSTAYLPHQTMERHGITAVPLTVVIGDQALEEGTEISARTLAQALQKRKSVTTSRPSPEVFAAAYRAAAEAGATAIVSLHLSSEFSGTYDAAVLAAQDAPVPVRVVDTGMVAMALGFCALSAAEVVDAGGTVDEAVAEAEKRAAGTSAFFYVDTLDYLRRGGRIGAAQALLGSALAVKPLLELNGGRIEMLEKVRTASKAIARLEEIVADRAATRSVDIAVHHLAAPERAEKLAERLRERVPGLAELHVSEVGAVIGAHTGPGLLGVVVSPR from the coding sequence ATGTCCCGCCATGTCGCTATCGTCACCGATTCAACGGCCTACCTGCCGCACCAGACGATGGAGCGGCACGGCATCACCGCTGTGCCGCTGACCGTCGTCATCGGCGATCAGGCCCTCGAAGAGGGCACCGAAATCTCGGCCCGCACGCTCGCCCAGGCCCTGCAGAAGCGCAAGTCGGTGACGACGTCCAGGCCGAGCCCCGAAGTCTTCGCCGCGGCTTACCGTGCGGCGGCGGAGGCCGGTGCGACGGCGATCGTGTCGCTGCATCTGTCGTCCGAGTTCTCCGGCACGTACGACGCCGCCGTGCTCGCCGCACAGGACGCCCCCGTGCCGGTACGGGTGGTGGACACCGGAATGGTCGCCATGGCCCTCGGTTTCTGCGCGCTGTCGGCGGCGGAGGTCGTCGATGCGGGTGGCACGGTCGACGAGGCGGTGGCGGAGGCGGAGAAGCGCGCGGCAGGCACATCGGCGTTCTTCTACGTCGACACGCTGGATTACTTGCGCCGGGGCGGCCGGATCGGTGCGGCCCAGGCGCTGCTCGGCTCGGCGCTCGCGGTGAAGCCACTGCTGGAACTGAACGGTGGCCGCATCGAGATGCTGGAGAAGGTACGTACGGCCTCCAAGGCGATCGCCCGGCTGGAGGAGATTGTGGCCGACCGGGCGGCGACGCGCAGCGTGGACATCGCGGTGCATCACCTGGCGGCGCCGGAGCGGGCGGAAAAGCTGGCCGAGCGGCTGCGCGAACGAGTTCCGGGGCTGGCGGAATTGCACGTCAGCGAGGTGGGGGCGGTGATCGGCGCGCACACGGGGCCGGGTCTGCTGGGGGTTGTTGTCTCACCCCGCTGA
- the holA gene encoding DNA polymerase III subunit delta encodes MATRKNSTDDPLAPVTLAVGQEDLLLDRAVQQVVAAARASDADTDVRDLTSDQLQPGTLAELTSPSLFAERKVVVVRNAQDLSADTIKDVKSYLDAPAEEITLVLLHAGGAKGKGLLDAARKAGAREVACPKTTKPAERLSFVRSEFRALGRSATPEAGQALVDSIGSDLRELASAVAQLVADVEGTIDEAVVRRYYTGRAEASSFTVADRAVEGRAAEALEALRWSLSTGVAPVLITSALAQGVRAIGKLSSARGGRPADLARELGMPPWKIDRVRQQMRGWTPDGVAVALRAVAEADAGVKGGGDDPEYALEKAVVAVARAARNR; translated from the coding sequence ATGGCCACCAGGAAGAATTCAACCGACGACCCGCTCGCCCCCGTCACCCTCGCCGTGGGGCAGGAGGACCTGCTGCTCGACCGCGCCGTGCAGCAGGTGGTGGCGGCTGCCCGCGCCTCCGACGCCGACACCGATGTGCGCGACCTGACGTCCGACCAGCTCCAGCCCGGCACTCTCGCCGAGCTGACCAGCCCCTCGCTCTTCGCCGAGCGCAAGGTCGTCGTCGTGCGGAACGCACAGGACCTCTCCGCCGACACGATCAAGGACGTCAAGTCCTACCTCGACGCCCCCGCCGAGGAGATCACGCTCGTCCTGCTGCACGCCGGGGGCGCCAAGGGCAAGGGCCTGCTGGACGCCGCCCGCAAGGCCGGGGCCCGCGAGGTCGCCTGCCCAAAGACCACCAAGCCCGCCGAGCGCCTGTCGTTCGTACGGTCGGAATTCCGCGCCCTCGGCCGCTCCGCGACCCCCGAGGCGGGCCAGGCCCTGGTCGACTCCATCGGCAGTGACCTGCGCGAGCTGGCCAGCGCCGTCGCGCAGCTCGTCGCCGACGTCGAAGGGACGATCGACGAGGCCGTCGTCCGGCGGTACTACACGGGCCGCGCCGAAGCCTCCAGCTTTACGGTCGCCGACCGCGCGGTGGAGGGCCGGGCGGCCGAGGCGCTCGAAGCCCTGCGCTGGTCGCTGTCCACCGGCGTGGCACCCGTCCTGATCACGAGCGCCCTCGCCCAGGGCGTACGGGCCATCGGCAAGCTGTCCTCGGCCCGTGGCGGCCGCCCCGCCGACCTCGCGCGTGAGCTCGGCATGCCGCCGTGGAAGATCGACCGCGTACGACAGCAGATGCGCGGCTGGACACCGGACGGGGTGGCCGTGGCCCTGCGGGCCGTCGCCGAGGCCGACGCCGGCGTCAAGGGCGGCGGCGACGACCCGGAGTACGCACTGGAGAAGGCCGTGGTCGCGGTCGCCCGCGCCGCCCGTAACCGGTAA
- a CDS encoding NADH-quinone oxidoreductase subunit NuoF family protein has protein sequence MNVPLPDVPEVRVVGLPQLTTGFDLVERLDLGMHLKVHGPLEPMGGERLAELADAISLRGRGGAGFPFGKKLRAVAQASIRRGVRPVVVINGSEGEPACRKDTVLLNRAPHLALDGALLAAEALGARTLIVGVTRNSTEASIRAAFAERGLSDRRGQQLRARIVRTPERMVSGEASSLIRAANGGPALPPGRRERASETGVGGAPTLLSNTETFAQLAVAARIGARRYCHTGLENEPGTVMLTISGAVSRPMVVEVPTGVPLRYVLQLAGAPPLPQGVLTGGYHGNWIDAVAAHDAVISRESLASFGGALGAGAILPIGPETCPLGESLRVANWLAAETAGQCGPCRLGLPAAAGGLSDVLNGGGQAALEALREVTQAVKGRGACKHPDGSVRFFVSTLNAFTDDLAAHVLGGGCGRETTGVLPLPGPGYEEEGIPSGEKLAVDWTLCKGHGLCADIIPELIRLGPDGYPALADASVPVHLRGRAQRAVRRCPALALRIEQEAPERPVRPALPMSNRRALGSGRD, from the coding sequence TTGAATGTCCCCCTTCCCGACGTACCCGAAGTCCGCGTCGTCGGCCTTCCCCAGCTGACGACCGGCTTCGACCTCGTCGAGCGCCTCGACCTCGGCATGCACCTCAAGGTGCACGGCCCGCTGGAGCCGATGGGCGGGGAGCGCCTGGCCGAGCTGGCCGATGCCATATCCCTGCGCGGCCGCGGCGGCGCGGGCTTCCCCTTCGGGAAGAAGTTGCGGGCGGTCGCCCAGGCGTCCATCCGGCGCGGTGTACGGCCGGTCGTCGTCATCAACGGCAGTGAGGGCGAGCCCGCCTGCCGCAAGGACACCGTCCTGCTCAACCGCGCCCCCCACCTCGCCCTGGACGGCGCCCTGCTGGCCGCAGAGGCCCTCGGCGCCCGCACCCTGATCGTCGGCGTCACCCGGAACTCCACCGAGGCCTCCATCCGCGCCGCGTTCGCAGAGCGGGGCCTGTCCGACCGCCGCGGACAGCAACTGCGCGCACGGATCGTACGGACCCCCGAGCGCATGGTCTCCGGCGAGGCGTCCTCGCTGATCCGCGCTGCGAACGGCGGCCCCGCCCTGCCGCCGGGCCGCCGCGAGCGCGCCTCCGAGACAGGGGTCGGGGGCGCCCCGACGCTGCTGTCCAACACGGAGACGTTCGCGCAGCTGGCCGTGGCCGCCCGCATCGGCGCCCGCCGTTACTGCCACACCGGCCTGGAGAATGAGCCGGGCACCGTCATGCTCACCATCTCCGGCGCTGTGTCCCGCCCGATGGTCGTCGAGGTGCCGACGGGAGTGCCGCTGCGTTACGTCCTCCAGCTCGCCGGCGCCCCGCCCCTGCCGCAGGGCGTACTGACCGGCGGCTATCACGGCAACTGGATCGACGCGGTCGCCGCGCACGACGCCGTGATCTCCCGCGAGTCCCTCGCCTCGTTCGGCGGCGCCCTTGGCGCGGGCGCAATCCTCCCCATCGGCCCGGAGACCTGCCCGCTGGGTGAGTCGCTGCGCGTCGCGAACTGGCTGGCGGCCGAGACTGCGGGCCAGTGCGGCCCCTGCCGACTGGGCCTGCCCGCCGCCGCCGGGGGCCTGTCGGACGTACTGAACGGCGGCGGCCAGGCCGCGCTGGAGGCCCTGCGCGAGGTCACACAGGCCGTGAAGGGCCGCGGTGCGTGCAAGCACCCGGACGGCTCCGTGCGGTTCTTCGTCTCCACCCTCAACGCCTTCACGGACGATCTGGCGGCGCATGTCCTGGGCGGCGGCTGTGGCCGCGAGACGACCGGCGTACTGCCGCTCCCGGGACCGGGTTACGAAGAAGAGGGCATCCCGAGCGGCGAGAAGCTCGCCGTGGACTGGACGCTGTGCAAGGGCCACGGGCTCTGCGCGGACATCATCCCCGAGCTGATCCGGCTCGGCCCCGACGGCTATCCGGCGCTCGCGGACGCATCGGTCCCCGTGCATCTGCGGGGCCGCGCGCAGCGTGCCGTGCGCCGCTGCCCCGCACTCGCCCTCCGGATCGAACAGGAGGCTCCCGAGCGGCCGGTGCGGCCAGCTCTGCCGATGAGCAACAGAAGGGCTCTGGGCAGCGGCAGAGACTGA
- a CDS encoding arylamine N-acetyltransferase family protein, which yields MEEPWPTAAHLRRIGAARPARPGAEALRNLHLRHLRTVPFENLSIHLGEDIVLADKPLFDKVVTGRRGGFCYELNGAFAALLSDLGFRVTLLQARVFGADGSLGIPYDHLALRVESGETGDAGAWLADVGFGDHSHFPLALDERGDQQDPGGTFRIVDGPDGDLDVLRDGKPQYRLDPRPRALSDFEAAAWWHRTSPASHFTRSLVCSRLTEDGRGRITLSGRKLVTTVDGERSEQPLATDHEVLAAYRDYFGITLDRVPVLRGTGSRGTGNRGS from the coding sequence ATGGAAGAGCCCTGGCCGACCGCCGCCCACCTCCGCCGCATCGGAGCCGCCCGCCCCGCCCGTCCCGGTGCCGAGGCTCTGCGAAACCTGCATCTCCGGCACTTGCGTACCGTCCCCTTCGAGAACCTCTCGATCCACCTCGGCGAGGACATCGTGCTTGCCGACAAGCCGCTGTTCGACAAGGTGGTGACGGGCCGTCGCGGCGGGTTCTGCTACGAACTGAACGGCGCCTTCGCCGCGTTGCTCAGTGACCTCGGCTTCCGTGTGACCTTGCTCCAGGCCCGCGTCTTCGGTGCCGACGGCAGCCTCGGCATTCCGTACGACCATCTCGCGCTCCGGGTGGAGAGCGGCGAGACCGGTGACGCAGGGGCTTGGCTCGCCGACGTCGGGTTCGGCGATCACAGCCACTTCCCCCTCGCCCTCGACGAGCGCGGCGACCAGCAGGACCCCGGCGGGACGTTCCGGATCGTCGACGGGCCCGACGGCGACCTCGACGTACTGCGGGACGGCAAGCCGCAGTACCGCCTCGACCCGCGCCCGCGCGCCCTCTCCGACTTCGAGGCCGCCGCCTGGTGGCACCGGACCTCGCCCGCCTCGCACTTCACGCGGTCCCTCGTCTGCTCCCGTCTCACCGAAGACGGCCGCGGCCGGATCACCCTCAGTGGCCGCAAGCTCGTGACCACGGTGGACGGCGAGCGCAGTGAACAGCCTCTGGCCACCGACCACGAGGTCCTCGCCGCCTACCGCGATTACTTCGGGATCACCCTCGACCGCGTACCTGTGCTGCGAGGAACCGGAAGTCGAGGAACCGGAAATCGAGGAAGCTGA
- the leuS gene encoding leucine--tRNA ligase, whose translation MSETNSGAEVAAPHRYTAAMAADIEARWQDFWDAEGTYEAPNPTGDLSGDAAMAAKPKKFIMDMFPYPSGAGLHVGHPLGYIATDVFARYQRMTGHNVLHTLGFDAFGLPAEQYAVQTGTHPRVSTEANIENMKDQLRRLGLGHDKRRSFATIDPDYYKWTQWIFLQIFNSWYDKEAGRARPIDELVAQFESGERTTPDTRPWSELSANERADILGGYRLAYASEAPVNWAPGLGTVLANEEVTADGRSERGNFPVFKAKLRQWNMRITAYSDRLLDDLDGVDWPEAIKLQQRNWIGRSEGARVDFPVGDSDAITVFTTRQDTLFGATYMVLAPEHELVEKIVPAAWPEGTHEVWTGGHATPAEAVETYRNQAASKSDVERQAEAKDKTGVFTGAYATNPVSGEKVPVFIADYVLMGYGTGAIMAVPAHDSRDFAFARAFELPMRCVVEPSDGRGTDPAEWDDAFSSYDAKIVNSSGADISLDGLGVVDAKAKITEWLAARGIGEGTVNYRLRDWLFSRQRYWGEPFPIVYDEDGIAHALPESMLPLELPEVEDYSPRTFDPQDADTQPETPLSRNEDWVNVTLDLGDGAGPKRYRRETNTMPNWAGSCWYELRYLDPHNSEKLVDPDIERYWMGPREGMPHGGVDLYVGGAEHAVLHLLYARFWSKVLFDLGHISSSEPFHKLYNQGMIQAFAYTDARGVYVPAAEVEEIDGKYFYQGEPVKRESGKMGKSLKNAVTPDEISAEYGADTLRLYEMAMGPLDVSRPWDTRAVVGQYRLLQRVWRNVVDETTGEVTVTEAEPDEATLRALHKAIDGAGQDMAGLRFNTAIAKITELNNHLTKSGGPLSRSVAERLVLLVAPLAPHIAEELWRKLGHTDSVVHQDFPVADPAYVVDETVTCVVQIKGKVRARLEISPSIGDEELEKLALADPAVVAALGGAGIRKVIVRAPKLVNIVPA comes from the coding sequence ATGAGCGAGACGAATTCTGGTGCCGAGGTGGCAGCTCCGCACCGCTATACGGCGGCGATGGCCGCCGACATCGAGGCGCGCTGGCAGGACTTCTGGGACGCCGAGGGTACGTACGAGGCGCCGAATCCCACTGGGGACCTGTCGGGCGACGCGGCCATGGCCGCCAAGCCCAAGAAGTTCATCATGGACATGTTCCCGTACCCCTCGGGTGCGGGCCTGCACGTCGGGCACCCGCTGGGCTACATCGCGACCGACGTCTTCGCCCGCTACCAGCGCATGACCGGGCACAACGTCCTGCACACGCTGGGCTTCGACGCCTTCGGCCTGCCCGCCGAGCAGTACGCCGTGCAGACCGGCACGCACCCCCGGGTCTCCACCGAGGCGAACATCGAGAACATGAAGGACCAGCTGCGCCGGCTGGGCCTGGGCCACGACAAGCGCCGCTCCTTCGCGACGATCGACCCGGACTACTACAAGTGGACCCAGTGGATCTTCCTGCAGATCTTCAACTCCTGGTACGACAAGGAGGCGGGCCGGGCCCGGCCGATCGACGAGCTGGTGGCCCAGTTCGAGAGCGGGGAGCGCACGACGCCGGACACGCGCCCCTGGAGTGAGCTGAGCGCCAACGAGCGCGCCGACATCCTGGGCGGGTACCGCCTGGCGTACGCCTCCGAGGCGCCCGTGAACTGGGCGCCGGGTCTGGGCACCGTACTGGCCAACGAGGAAGTCACCGCCGACGGCCGCTCCGAGCGCGGGAACTTCCCCGTCTTCAAGGCCAAGCTGCGCCAGTGGAACATGCGCATCACCGCCTACTCGGACCGCCTGCTGGACGACCTGGACGGCGTGGACTGGCCCGAGGCGATCAAGCTGCAGCAGCGCAACTGGATCGGGCGCAGCGAAGGCGCGCGGGTCGACTTCCCGGTCGGCGACTCCGACGCGATCACCGTCTTCACCACCCGCCAGGACACCCTGTTCGGCGCCACCTACATGGTGCTGGCACCCGAGCACGAGCTGGTCGAGAAGATCGTCCCGGCCGCGTGGCCGGAGGGTACCCACGAGGTGTGGACCGGCGGTCACGCCACCCCCGCCGAGGCCGTCGAGACGTACCGCAACCAGGCCGCGTCGAAGTCCGACGTCGAGCGGCAGGCGGAGGCCAAGGACAAGACCGGCGTCTTCACCGGTGCGTACGCGACCAACCCGGTCAGCGGCGAAAAGGTCCCCGTCTTCATCGCCGACTACGTGCTGATGGGCTACGGCACCGGCGCGATCATGGCCGTACCGGCGCACGACTCGCGCGACTTCGCCTTCGCGCGCGCCTTCGAGCTGCCGATGCGCTGTGTCGTCGAGCCGTCGGACGGTCGCGGGACGGACCCGGCGGAGTGGGACGACGCCTTCTCCTCGTACGACGCGAAGATCGTGAACTCCTCCGGCGCCGACATTTCGCTGGACGGGCTGGGTGTCGTCGACGCCAAGGCGAAGATCACCGAGTGGCTGGCCGCACGCGGCATCGGCGAGGGCACCGTCAATTACCGGCTGCGCGACTGGCTGTTCAGCCGCCAGCGCTACTGGGGCGAGCCCTTCCCGATCGTCTACGACGAGGACGGCATCGCGCACGCGCTGCCCGAGTCGATGCTGCCGCTGGAGCTGCCGGAGGTCGAGGACTACTCGCCGCGCACCTTCGACCCGCAGGACGCCGACACGCAGCCCGAGACGCCGCTGTCGCGCAACGAGGACTGGGTGAACGTCACCCTGGACCTGGGCGACGGTGCCGGCCCGAAGAGGTACCGGCGTGAGACCAACACCATGCCCAACTGGGCCGGTTCCTGCTGGTACGAGCTGCGCTACCTGGACCCGCACAACAGCGAGAAGCTGGTCGACCCGGACATCGAGCGGTACTGGATGGGTCCGCGCGAGGGCATGCCGCACGGCGGCGTCGACCTGTATGTCGGCGGGGCCGAGCACGCCGTACTGCACCTGCTGTACGCGCGGTTCTGGTCCAAGGTGCTGTTCGACCTGGGGCACATCTCGTCGTCCGAGCCGTTCCACAAGCTGTACAACCAGGGCATGATCCAGGCCTTCGCCTACACCGACGCGCGCGGCGTGTACGTGCCGGCGGCCGAGGTCGAGGAGATCGACGGCAAGTACTTCTACCAGGGCGAGCCGGTCAAGCGTGAGTCCGGCAAGATGGGCAAGTCCCTGAAGAACGCCGTCACTCCGGACGAGATCTCCGCCGAGTACGGCGCGGACACCCTGCGCCTGTACGAGATGGCGATGGGCCCGCTGGATGTGTCCCGGCCGTGGGACACACGCGCGGTGGTGGGCCAGTACCGGCTGCTGCAGCGGGTGTGGCGCAATGTCGTCGACGAGACGACGGGTGAGGTCACCGTCACCGAGGCCGAGCCGGACGAGGCAACGCTGCGTGCGCTGCACAAGGCGATCGACGGCGCGGGACAGGACATGGCGGGGCTGCGCTTCAACACCGCCATCGCCAAGATCACCGAGCTGAACAATCACCTGACCAAGTCGGGTGGCCCCCTGTCGCGTTCGGTCGCCGAGCGGCTGGTGCTGCTGGTCGCGCCGCTGGCTCCGCACATCGCGGAGGAGCTGTGGCGCAAGCTGGGGCACACCGATTCCGTGGTGCACCAGGACTTCCCGGTGGCCGATCCGGCGTACGTCGTGGACGAGACCGTGACGTGCGTCGTGCAGATCAAGGGCAAGGTCAGGGCCCGGCTGGAGATCTCGCCGTCGATCGGTGACGAGGAGCTGGAGAAGCTGGCGCTGGCCGACCCGGCGGTCGTTGCCGCGCTGGGCGGCGCCGGGATCCGCAAGGTGATCGTGCGGGCGCCGAAGCTGGTCAACATCGTGCCGGCGTAG
- a CDS encoding helix-hairpin-helix domain-containing protein, protein MAVVLVVAAGFAAQHFWAGRPQTVRPPEVVAGSPAVAEPDPSPGRPPTPSGGGPGGETDGRIVVDVSGKVRQPGIHRLPTGSRVADALRAAGGIKNGTDTTGLNRARLLTDGEQVVVGIPAPPPAATGPAGGGSAPAAGPVSLNSATAEQLETLPGVGPVLAQHILDYRAEHGGFRSIDELREVNGIGDRRFADLQSLVRP, encoded by the coding sequence TTGGCGGTTGTTCTCGTCGTGGCGGCGGGCTTTGCCGCTCAGCACTTCTGGGCGGGACGGCCTCAGACCGTACGCCCGCCGGAAGTGGTGGCCGGGAGCCCGGCGGTCGCGGAGCCGGACCCGTCGCCGGGTCGGCCGCCGACGCCGTCCGGTGGTGGGCCCGGCGGTGAGACCGACGGGCGCATCGTCGTCGATGTGAGCGGCAAGGTCCGCCAGCCTGGCATCCACCGGCTGCCGACCGGATCGCGGGTGGCCGACGCGCTGCGGGCTGCGGGCGGCATCAAGAACGGTACGGACACCACAGGGCTCAACCGGGCCCGCCTGCTGACGGACGGCGAGCAGGTGGTGGTCGGGATCCCCGCACCACCACCGGCAGCCACCGGACCGGCTGGGGGTGGCAGCGCCCCCGCGGCCGGTCCGGTCAGCCTCAACTCCGCCACCGCGGAGCAGCTCGAAACCCTTCCGGGGGTCGGTCCCGTACTGGCCCAGCACATCCTGGACTACCGGGCCGAGCACGGCGGCTTCCGCTCCATCGACGAGTTGCGCGAAGTGAACGGGATCGGCGACCGCCGGTTCGCGGATCTCCAGTCCCTCGTACGGCCATGA
- a CDS encoding ComEC/Rec2 family competence protein, with protein MTRPAVHAMSGNRLGASEPRQEGPVDLRLVPPALAVWGAAALAVGASGRWVAGFAAACVAVAGGLLAIRSIRAVRASGTRRGPSAGVGATAVAAALLCAAAGAASAGLHSADLHRGPVPGLADQYSRVTAELTVASDARLTRPRVRGANTVPRSVVFDADVTRVTGPDRSAATVRTPILVIAPAHGPASAQWQRLLPSTELRLTGRLAPAMPGGGDRIAAVLRVSDGNLPEVTGPPTAVQRTAGDLRAGLCEATEGLAPDARALLPGLVVGDTSRVPPELHDAFEATDLTHLLAVSGSNLTIVLILLIGPPGTALRAERGGIAPRLGISLRTTALLGGALTLAFVVVCRPEPSVLRAAACGLITLLAIGTGRRRQLIPALAAAVLLLVLYDPWLARSYGFLLSVLATGALLTIAPRWSDALQRRGVPPRLAEVLAAAAAAQAVCAPVVAMMAARVSLVAIPCNLLAEFAVAPATVLGFAALAAAPVAMPVAELLARCAGWPAGWIASVARTGAALPGAEADWPDGWRGGLLLAGVTALVLFTARRLLRHPWLSAACVLILLLAVLRPAPLTRVLTGWPPPGWKYVMCDIGQGDASVLAAGEGTAVVVDAGPDPKPVDRCLRTLGVTRVPLVLLTHFHADHVAGLPGVLRGRAVGEIRTTTLQEPGDQSAFVRRTAAEARVPVLRTAPGERRRIGPLSWRALWPPPLPLPTPEEPNDASVTLLVHSGDLTLLLPGDLEPPAQQALLRAHPALPPVDVLKVAHHGSAYQDPALLARTRARLALISCGHDNPYGHPSPRTLTALRAGGATVLRTDTDGSIAVTGSGPGLRAVPLRS; from the coding sequence ATGACTCGCCCGGCAGTCCACGCCATGTCCGGCAACCGTCTCGGTGCCTCCGAGCCCCGGCAAGAGGGGCCCGTGGACCTGCGTCTGGTTCCCCCTGCGCTGGCGGTATGGGGCGCGGCGGCTCTGGCGGTGGGAGCGTCGGGGCGCTGGGTGGCGGGCTTTGCGGCGGCGTGTGTGGCTGTGGCGGGAGGGCTGTTGGCGATCCGTTCGATCCGTGCGGTACGCGCGTCCGGCACGCGGCGCGGTCCCAGCGCCGGCGTCGGCGCCACTGCCGTTGCCGCGGCGCTGCTGTGCGCGGCGGCGGGAGCGGCATCGGCCGGGCTGCACTCGGCCGACCTCCACCGGGGCCCCGTCCCCGGCCTGGCCGACCAGTACAGCCGGGTCACGGCGGAGCTGACGGTCGCCTCGGACGCGCGCCTGACCCGGCCACGGGTGCGGGGCGCCAACACCGTGCCGAGGTCGGTCGTGTTCGACGCGGACGTCACGCGCGTAACCGGGCCGGACCGGTCGGCCGCCACCGTCCGTACGCCGATCCTGGTGATCGCGCCGGCGCATGGGCCGGCGTCGGCCCAATGGCAGCGGCTGCTCCCGTCCACCGAACTGCGGCTGACCGGGCGGCTCGCGCCTGCGATGCCCGGTGGTGGCGACCGTATCGCCGCTGTCCTGCGGGTATCGGACGGTAATCTGCCTGAGGTCACAGGGCCGCCAACAGCCGTACAGCGAACTGCCGGAGACCTCAGGGCGGGTCTGTGCGAGGCGACCGAAGGACTCGCCCCCGACGCACGGGCGCTCTTGCCGGGGCTGGTCGTAGGCGACACGTCCAGGGTGCCGCCGGAACTGCACGATGCGTTCGAGGCCACCGACCTCACACACCTCCTGGCCGTGTCCGGCAGCAACCTCACCATCGTCCTGATCCTGCTGATCGGGCCGCCCGGTACCGCCCTGCGCGCCGAACGCGGAGGAATCGCCCCGCGCCTGGGCATCTCGCTGCGGACGACCGCGCTGCTCGGCGGCGCGCTCACGCTCGCCTTCGTCGTCGTGTGCAGGCCGGAGCCCAGCGTGCTGCGGGCCGCGGCCTGTGGCCTCATCACGTTGCTCGCCATCGGCACGGGCCGCCGCAGGCAACTGATCCCCGCCCTCGCCGCCGCCGTACTGCTGCTCGTCCTGTACGACCCGTGGCTGGCCCGGAGTTATGGATTCCTGCTCTCCGTGCTGGCCACAGGCGCCCTGCTCACCATCGCCCCCCGCTGGAGCGATGCGCTGCAACGGCGCGGTGTGCCGCCGAGGCTCGCCGAAGTGCTGGCCGCTGCTGCTGCCGCCCAGGCCGTGTGCGCGCCCGTCGTGGCGATGATGGCGGCCCGGGTGAGCCTGGTGGCGATCCCGTGCAATCTGCTCGCCGAGTTCGCGGTGGCCCCCGCGACGGTGCTCGGCTTCGCGGCGCTGGCCGCCGCCCCGGTGGCGATGCCCGTCGCCGAGCTGCTGGCCCGGTGCGCGGGGTGGCCGGCCGGGTGGATCGCCTCCGTCGCCCGTACCGGCGCGGCGCTTCCCGGCGCGGAGGCGGACTGGCCGGACGGCTGGCGCGGCGGGCTGCTGCTCGCCGGTGTCACCGCCTTGGTCTTGTTCACCGCCCGTCGGCTCCTGCGCCACCCCTGGCTGAGCGCTGCCTGCGTGCTGATCCTTCTGCTCGCGGTCCTGCGGCCGGCGCCCCTCACCAGAGTGCTCACCGGCTGGCCGCCACCGGGCTGGAAGTACGTGATGTGCGACATCGGGCAGGGCGACGCCTCCGTACTCGCGGCAGGCGAAGGAACGGCAGTGGTCGTGGACGCGGGCCCGGACCCGAAACCCGTCGACCGCTGCCTGCGCACACTCGGCGTCACCCGCGTCCCGCTCGTCCTCCTGACGCACTTCCATGCCGACCACGTGGCGGGGCTTCCAGGCGTGCTGCGAGGCCGGGCGGTGGGGGAGATCCGGACGACGACGCTCCAAGAACCCGGGGACCAGAGCGCGTTCGTACGGCGCACAGCCGCCGAAGCCCGGGTGCCCGTTCTCAGGACGGCCCCGGGCGAGCGGCGCCGCATCGGACCGCTCTCGTGGCGGGCACTGTGGCCGCCTCCCCTCCCCCTCCCGACGCCCGAAGAGCCGAACGACGCCAGCGTCACGCTCCTCGTCCATTCGGGCGACCTCACCCTGCTGCTCCCCGGCGACCTGGAACCACCGGCACAGCAAGCACTGTTGAGAGCCCACCCGGCACTCCCGCCGGTGGACGTACTCAAGGTCGCCCACCACGGCTCGGCCTACCAGGACCCCGCGCTCCTCGCCCGCACCCGCGCCCGCCTGGCACTGATCTCCTGCGGCCACGACAACCCGTACGGCCACCCCTCGCCCCGGACACTCACGGCGTTACGCGCAGGGGGCGCCACAGTGCTGCGTACGGACACGGACGGCTCAATCGCGGTGACCGGGTCCGGCCCGGGCTTGCGCGCCGTGCCCTTGAGGTCGTGA
- a CDS encoding pyridoxamine 5'-phosphate oxidase family protein, whose protein sequence is MTTWEPARSREQRKQDVLGRLENDEDVWVATASPDGEPCLVPLSFVWDRNTLLMCTRRTNPTARNLTPAGEIRLTLGHTRDVVHIEGAAEPVEGRDLATESADAFAAKLGGWDPRNRKSWVYVRVTPRVVKAWREENELPDRELMRAGEWLV, encoded by the coding sequence ATGACGACATGGGAACCGGCGCGCAGCCGTGAACAGCGGAAACAGGACGTACTCGGCCGGCTGGAGAACGACGAGGACGTCTGGGTCGCCACGGCTTCGCCGGACGGCGAGCCCTGCCTCGTACCCCTGTCGTTCGTCTGGGACAGGAACACACTGCTGATGTGCACCCGGCGGACCAACCCGACGGCCCGAAACCTGACACCCGCCGGAGAGATACGGCTGACGCTCGGCCACACCAGGGATGTGGTGCACATCGAGGGCGCCGCCGAGCCGGTGGAAGGACGGGACCTCGCGACGGAGTCGGCCGACGCGTTCGCGGCAAAGCTCGGCGGCTGGGATCCCCGGAACCGGAAGTCCTGGGTCTACGTGCGTGTCACACCGAGGGTGGTAAAGGCATGGCGGGAGGAGAACGAGCTGCCCGATCGGGAGTTGATGCGGGCCGGCGAATGGCTCGTCTGA